One part of the Sciurus carolinensis chromosome 4, mSciCar1.2, whole genome shotgun sequence genome encodes these proteins:
- the LOC124983181 gene encoding histone H4 — protein sequence MSGRGKGGKGLGKGGAKRHRKVLRDNIQGITKPAIRRLARRGGVKRISGLIYEETRGVLKVFLENVIRDAVTYTEHAKRKTVTAMDVVYALKRQGRTLYGFGG from the coding sequence ATGTCTGGACGCGGAAAAGGAGGCAAAGGACTTGGGAAAGGAGGCGCCAAGCGCCACCGGAAGGTCTTGCGAGACAACATCCAGGGCATTACGAAGCCAGCTATTCGCCGCCTGGCCCGCCGTGGGGGCGTCAAGCGCATCTCTGGGCTCATCTACGAAGAGACCCGGGGAGTTCTCAAAGTCTTCTTGGAAAACGTGATCCGCGACGCGGTGACTTACACAGAGCATGCCAAGCGCAAGACAGTGACAGCCATGGACGTGGTCTACGCTCTGAAGCGCCAGGGCCGCACCCTCTACGGCTTCGGCGGTTGA
- the LOC124983655 gene encoding histone H2A.J — protein sequence MSGRGKQGGKVRAKAKSRSSRAGLQFPVGRVHRLLRKGNYAERVGAGAPVYLAAVLEYLTAEILELAGNAARDNKKTRIIPRHLQLAIRNDEELNKLLGKVTIAQGGVLPNIQAVLLPKKTESQKVKSK from the coding sequence ATGTCCGGTCGTGGAAAGCAGGGTGGGAAAGTGCGGGCAAAAGCCAAGTCCCGCTCTTCCCGCGCGGGCCTGCAGTTCCCGGTGGGCCGAGTGCACAGACTCCTGCGCAAAGGTAACTACGCGGAGCGAGTAGGCGCTGGGGCCCCGGTGTACCTGGCGGCGGTGCTGGAGTACCTGACGGCCGAGATCCTGGAGTTGGCTGGCAACGCCGCGCGCGACAACAAGAAGACTAGGATAATCCCTCGCCACCTGCAGCTCGCCATCCGCAACGACGAGGAGCTAAACAAGCTGCTGGGAAAAGTGACCATCGCTCAGGGCGGCGTCCTGCCCAACATCCAGGCTGTGTTGCTGCCCAAGAAGACTGAGAGTCAGAAGGTGAAGAGCAAGTGA